The genomic window TGCATAAGCAGCGGAAGCGGTCAGTTTATTATAAACCTCAGCCCTGGTACTGCCGGTTGCTGCCACTCTGGAACTTAAAAATCCGCGGGCTCTTTCGCCACTTAAGTGGCCAATTTCTTTTATATTGATTATATCATTTTCTTTCCCACTGATTCTTGCAATCATTTCAAGAACACTGTCTGCTTCACAAATAGCCTCGTATTTAATATCAACTAATCCTGCACGTCCCTTTATTAATTCAAATTCAGAGTAATAATGGGCATTTTCAGAGAGATGAATTGTAGCATGAGGGTATACTTTTACTCCACCATGAGGTCCGTGAATATGTTTCTCCAGGTAACTAAACCGGGCATTTTTGCCGACTTTAATATCACCATTCATAATATGTTGAATATCAACCGCATTCGGAAAAGCACAATGTGCAAGAAAAGAAGCTGAAGAGTTCTCCATGAGTTCAGTATTGATTACCATTTTTTGAATTCCATTTTTTGGTATCATGCCAAAACACATATGTACAGGTTTTTCAATTTTAGTGTTTTTTTCAACAACAGTGTTAACTTCAACATGGTCATCAAACTCTTTTACATCAACCTTTAGTCCGGGCAAAAGATGAGATTGAACAACCTTATGCTGGTGAATAAAGATATGGGCAATATCTGGCTGTTTAAAAATATCATCAGTTTCAGTAATTTTGGACAGTTCTTTTGTTAAATCTATTTTATTCAAGGTTTACACCTTCTTTATCAGGAATATTTTTGTGTTTGCAAGGAATGCATTTATTTTCAAAATAAGGAATAATTTTTTTTGCCTCAGCCTTTTGTATTATTTCTCCGTTGCAGAACATAAAGGCATGGTCGGCCTGTTTTAAAACCGCTAAGCTGTGAGTTATAAGAACTATAGTCCTTTTCTTCTTTTTCTGTTCTTTGATAACTTCAAACATCTTATCCAGAGTTTCCACATCTATTCCAGAATCAGGTTCATCCAGTAGTACCAAATCCGGGTCCATTGCTAAGATAGAAGCTAATTCTACTTTCTTTCGCTCACCCCCGCTTAGTGTCTTATCGGCTGCACGTTGGGCATATTCATCAGGTTCTAAGCCAACCCTTTTTAATTGTTCAAAAATAAATTTATCATTTTTCTCCTTAGCGGCAGCTTTTAAAAAATCATTAATTGATAATCCTTCATAACGGGCTGGTTCCTGCCAGCCAAAAGTAATACCCATCCGGGCACGTTCATCGATACTAAGCTGACTGATATCTTTTCCCTTGAAATAAATACTACCCGTAAAATTTCTATACCCTTCCAGACCCATAATAGTTGAGGCAAGAGTTGATTTGCCTGCACCATTAGGCCCTACAATTGCATGGACATAGCCTTCCCAGATTTCCATACTGATATTTTTTAAAATTTTTTTCCCGTTTAATGATAAAGATAAATCCCGTATTTCTAACAGATTGACCATATTATCACACTTTCTAAAGTATTTTATCTAATTTTATTAATAATTTTATCACTATAACTTCTTAATTAAAAAATTTTTTTTAACTATAATAATTGTAAAGTGTACCATATAGTTCCTAAAAACATTCAATTAGGCAGTAAATTACAAAAGATTCTTTCAGATAGATTTAAGATTCAATCTTTTCCCCGTCCATATATCTGGGTTAATTCTTTTAATTTAGGAAAGGCATGTCTTTTAATTTCTGACATTTCATTTTTTGTTAACCGCCATTGCCAGTTAGAATCTGGATGAGAAGGGTAATTCATTCTGGCTTCTTCTCCTAAACCGAGGATATCCTGAACAGGAATAATGGCTAATTTTGCAACAGATGCCAGGGCAAGCCTGATTAATTCCCAGTGAGCATTTTCTAATTGAATATCTTTTCCCAGGTATTCTGTTAGCAATCTTTTCTGTGCCTTTCTTATCTCCTTTTGTAGCCATCCCTGAATAGTATTATTGTCATGGGTACCAGTGTACACTATACAATTTTTTATATAATTATGAGTAAGATGTATATTATGTGGGAAGTTTTCCTCGTCAAAACCAAATTGAAGTACACGCATTCCCGGTAATCCCAATTTTTCAATAACTTTTACCACTTCTTCGGTAATCACTCCCAGGTCTTCGGCAATAAAGGGCAGCTGGGGATAATTCTTTTTTAACATTTTAAAGAAGGCATTCCCGCCACCGGTTACCCATTTTCCCTTAATAGCGGTTTTTTCACCTGCGGGAATTTCCCAGTAAGCTATCAATCCCCGAAAATGGTCAACTCGCAATAAATCCACTATTGATAGGTTATGGCTGATTCTGTTTTTCCACCATTCAAAATCCTGTTTGCGATGTGTAAACCATTTATAGACTGGATTTCCCCAGAGCTGTCCGGTTTTACTGAAATAATCAGGAGGGACTCCCGCTTTAAAAGAGGGAGCTTTATTTTTATCTAACTTGAACAATTCAGGGTTTGACCAGACATCTGCACTGTTGTGAGTAACATAAATAGGCATATCACCGATTATTTTAATTTTATTCGCTTTGCAATAATTCTTAAACTTTTCCCATTGTCGGTAAAATAAAAATTGAACAATCTTTAGTTTTTTAATTTCTGATTTTCTTTTTTTAGTCAAGGATATCAGAGAAATATTTTTACGGTCTCTTATCTCAGCAGGCCATTTATTCCATATTTGAGAATGGAATTGAGAGCGTAATATTTCAAAAAGTACATAATTATCCAACCAGAAGGTTTGTTTCTGGCAGAAATCTTCAAATTCATACTGAAATTTATTTGTTTTATTAAATATTTCACATGATTTTGCAAGCATTTTTTTCTTCATGGTATATACTCCAGGAAAGTCTATATGAGTTTTTTCCGGGAGATAATAACTTTTTAAATCATCTTTAAATATTAAGCCATCATGATAGAGTAATTCCGGGCTGATAAAAAGAGGGTTACCTGCAAAAGCAGAGTAAGAATAATAAGGGGAATTACCATGCTGTAATTCTGTAGGATTTAAAGGTAAAATTTGCCAGAAATGTTGTCCATTTTTTTTTAGAAGATCTGCAAAAGAATATGCTGTTGGTCCCAAATCTCCAATACCAAACTTTGAAGGCAAAGAGGAGATATGGAATAATATTCCACTGCTACGGCTATTCTTCAATTTAATTCTCCTTTTTATTTAGCATTGTTATTTGAGTTATAACTTCTATGATTCAATCTAATATCTTTTATAATTTTAAAACTGTATCCGCGAGAAGGATTAAACTGGATATGACAAATTTATAAAAGAATTTTAATTAAGATACTCCAACACTTAGCATTACTCCTAATTTTTTAAATTCTCCCAACCATATGTTTGCATTTTTATTTCCCTCAATATTTTTTTCCTGGTAAACAGGTATTAATTCCTGTTTCATTTTAAAATATATATTTTGAGCTTTCCAGGGATAAAAAGCAACATCTATATTTTCAAGTATATTTAGAGTATCAGTTATAGCTTGAATATGCTCAATATCATCGTGTTGAGCTTGTAATCTTTCTAATGCACTATTTACCCATCGCTCAATATTATATGCCAGTGTAATTTTATCTATCTTGATGGACCAGTCTTGAATTTCCTCCACCAGTTTTTTTAGTCTTTCCAGATCTATATTAATCTCTGAGAAGGTACTGTTTAATTCAAGATTAATAGCCTGTTGAGTTATAACTGATAACGAATGCGGAATTGGAATATTCAGTTGTTTCAAGAAATTCATGATAGCATAATTATCCGTATATATTTTTCTAATAGTCCTTTCAGCCTCTTCCTTGTCGGGCTGAACTATTTTCTGAATGACCTTTCTCTGTTCATCTTTAAATAAATACCAGAGAGAATAACTGTTAGTTTTAAAATATTTATCCATCAATCGAATAATATTCACTACATTGACCTGGCTGAAAGCTGTTTTGATTTCTTTGACCATTTCCCGGTAGGTTTGTTCATCCTGATAACGCCTAACTCCACCGTTCACATTATGGTCTCCTAAATGTAGAACGGCGAAACTTATTTTATCCTGTTCCAGAGTAACGTTTGAGTTGATAATGGTTTGCCCGATCGCTAATTTTAATTGACCTTTTTCAGAGCGTTCCACTTCATCTTCCAGGATTTGGTAAGAATAAATATTTTTTTGTTTACCGTTAAATAAGGTAGAGACAGCATAATGTGCGCCAACCCTTAGTAAATCAATTACTGCCGGTTGAACTATTTTTTCATAGATTTTGGCTCCGTTTTTATATCTGTGAACATTACTGGGAGCCTGGCTTAACCTTTCCATATATTCTGGCTCTAAATCAATGTCATGCAATTCTTTTGCTAATTGCATGCAGCGGGCAGAATAATGCATAACCTGGATTGTTTCGATGCCCGATATTTCATCAAAGAACCAACCGCAACTGGTATACATGAGCATGGCGTTCCTTTGCATTTCCAGGTATTTTAAGGCTTTAATTTTTTCCTCCCGGTCAAGAGAGTGGCTGGCAAATTGATTAAAGAAGTTATCTATATTTTCTGTATTCCGGTTAAGAATAACATTTATATATTCATTTCTGGCCTGCCATACATCCTGGAAATAGACTGAAGCCCCTTCTTCAAAGAGATTAATTGTCTTATCTCTTAACCAGTCCATGGTTTCCCGAAGTGGTTTTCTCCATTTTTGATGCCAATCTGGATTCATGCCGGTATTACAGCCATTGTCATTTCTCCAGCGTTCAATTCCATGAACACAACTCCAGGAGGTGTTATCAACAATCTGTGCTTCATAAGTTGGTGGGTGTAACTCCAGGTATTCTCCGTAATTGGTTATTTTCGCCAGCTGATTCTTTTCAATATGATTTAAACAGAAGGATAACGCCATATCCCCAAAACGATGATGGTGTCCAAAGGTTTCTCCGTCAGTAGCCATATGTACTATTTCCGGTTTTTGATCATCCATAGAAAAATTACCTAATAGACTATCAGCAAATTTTTTGCCATCACGCAAAAGACCCCCAAAACTGACTTCATGAGCCAGGGCTCCATTATAAAAGAAAATATTAATTGATTTACCAGATGGTAAGTTACATAAATATGGTTGTCGAAAATCGATATTACCTTCTCTTATCTCTTGCCATTGACTTTCTTTATCTATCTTTTTCACTCTTGATGCTTGATGAGGTGCGAGAATAGTATATTTAATTCCCAATTCAGCAAGGATTTCCAGGGTATCATAGTTTACTGCTGTTTCCGGAAGCCACATGCCTTCCGGGTAACGTTCGAAACGCTCCTGGAAATCTTTAATTCCCCAATATGCCTGAGTATATTTGTCTCTTTCATTAGCCAGGGGCATAATCATATGATTGTAAGCCTGGGCAATAGCTGATCCATGTCCGTTAAATTTTTCCACACTGGCTTTATCTGCATCTAAAATTGATTGATATATTTCCGGTTGATGTTTTTTCATCCACGAGAGTAAAGTTGGTCCAAAATTAAAACTTATACTGCTATAATTGTTGACAATTCGAATGATGTCTCCTTCCCCATCCAGAATGCGGGAGGCGGTATTGGTTTTATAACATTCTTCTGATATCCGTTCATTCCAGTCATGGAAGGGATAGGCAGAATCCTGCAGCTCAATATCTTCCAACCAGGGGTTTTCCCTGGGTGGCTGGTAAAAGTGCCCATGAATGCAAATATATTTATTCTTTTCCATTTTTAGCTTGCTCACTCCTTTTTCAGTATAAAAAAGATTAATAGGGCTTTAGAATTATATCATCCTTTCTGTAAAGATATCAGGTGCAAATATTTTTTTCTCAAATTACTTTTTGATTATTATTAATAAATAGCTCGATAATATATTATAGTGCTAAAAATTAATCAACAGAGTTAACTGCAATCTTTTTTAAAAAAAGGATACCAAGAGGTGGTATAGTTACATTAATAGAAAAATCAAATCCATGCATAGGGGCCGGAGTGGCTTTAACTTTACCCATGTTTCCCTGTTCGCTTCCCCCGTATGGAGAGCCATCACTATTGAGAATTTCCCTCCAGATTCCATTTTCAGGAACCCCAATACGGTAATTGTACCAGGGTGTAGGAACAAAATTACAGATAACTATTAATTTTTCTTTTTTATTTTTGTCTATTCTAAGAAAAACCAGTACACTATGGTTCCAGTCATTACTCTCTATCCATTGAAAGCCTGAACTTTCAAAATCTACTTCATGCAAAGTTTTTTCTTCTCTGTAGACACGATTAAGGTCTTGCGCCCATTTTAATAATCCAGCATGCTTTTCGTCTTGAAGCAGATGCCAGTCCAGGGAATAGTCATGTTGCCATTCCTGCCTTTGTCCGAATTCACTACCCATAAAAAGGAGTTTTTTCCCTGGATGCGCATACATATAGCCTAATAAAAGTCGTAAATTAGCAAATTTTTGCCAATCATCCCCGGGCATCTTTTCTAATAATGATTTTTTACCATGAGTGACTTCATCGTGAGATAAAGAAAGAATAAAGTTTTCATTAAAAGCATATAAAAGACTAAAAGTGAGTTCTTGATGATGATATTTACGATATATAGGATCTCTGGCGAAATAGGATAGAGTGTCATGCATCCAGCCCATATTCCATTTCATACCAAAACCAAGACCACCCAGGTATATAGGTCTGGAAACCATAGGCCAGGCAGTAGATTCTTCGGCAATCATCTGTATATCGGGGAAGAAGGAATAGCAATTCTCATTTAATTTTTTAATAAAGTTTATTGCTTCTAAATTTTCCCTGCCGCCGAAACGGTTTGGTATCCATTCCCCTTCTTTTCGGGAATAATCCAGATAAAGCATGGAGGCAACAGCATCCACACGCAAACCATCAACATGGTAGTAATCCAGCCAGAAGAGTGCACTGCTTATTAAGAATGATTGCACTTCTTTTCTGCCATAATTAAAGATGTAACTATTCCAGTCAGGATGAAATCCCTGCTTCGGGTCAGCATGTTCATACAAGTGGGTGCCATCAAAATAAACCAGGCCATGTTCATCTCCCGGAAAATGAGAAGGTACCCAATCTAAAATTACACCAATTCCTTGCTGATGCATATAATCAACAAAGTACATAAAATCCTGGGGTGTGCCATAACGACTGGTAGGAGAAAAGTAACCTATTTTTTGATAACCCCAGGAACCGTAAAAGGGGTGTTCCATCACCGGCAAGAGTTCTACATGGGTAAAACCATTTTCTTTGCAATAATAGGCTAATTCAATAGCTAATTCCCGGTAATTCAGGAAATCATTTTCTGGTTTTAGTTTTCTACGCCAGGAACCAATATGTACCTCATAAACCGAAAATGGTTGATCTAATTGATTTTTTTCTTTTCTCTCTTCCATCCAGATCTGATCCTGCCATTGATATGATAAATCCCATAATACAGATGCTGTCAAAGGTGGTTTTTCACCATAAAAGGCATAAGGATCTCTTTTGTCTACACAATATTCCTGGTATCTGGATGTAATATGATATTTATATTTATCCCCATTTTTCAGGTTGGGTATAAAGCCTTCCCAGATACCACTTCCACTGTGTAGTTGCTGTAATTTGTGATCGTTGGATTTCCAATCATTAAAATCACCAATCACTGAAACAGATTTAGCGTTAGGAGCCCATACTGCGAAATGGAAGCCATTTTTACCATTTTTTGCTATTGGATGTGCTCCTAAATGTTTGTATAACTGATAATGTGTTCCTTCATTAAAAAGAAAAATATCATCTTTACTCAGTATGGACTCTGTATGTAAAATCTTATTCTTTTTCTTCATTCTGAATCGCTCCTATTTCATATAGTATACCTTTTAGAGGAATTGCTAACCAGTCAGGCCGGTTATTTATCTCATAACCTACTTCATATACTGATTTTTCCAGCAAATAAATAGATAGTAATTTACTTATATCTTCTTTATCTTCAGGGATAATTGTCGAAGATTCAATATTTTTCAGATAAGCAACAAGAAAAGTTTTACTTACAAAGTAAGTCCATAATTTTGCCCAATATTCCAGATCTTCATATTCTCCTGTGATTTTTTCCTGTATTAATGGAGCAAAAGCTGCATAATGGAAAGATCGGAGCATTCCCGCTACATCCTTTAATGGCGAGCGTTTGAGTCTTCTTTCTCCTAAAGGTCTGGCAGGTTCACCCTCAAAGTCAATAATATAAAAGTCATTCCCAGTATAAAGAACCTGACCCAGGTGATAATCACCATGTACTCTTATTTTTTTAGCTTTGATTTTTTTGGACAAGATCTTTTTACAATGATTAATAATGGTGGACTCTAAAGAAAGGACCTCTTCCAGGTCTTTCTTAATATTTTCCGGACATCTATTGAGATTTTTATTCAAAGTCAAAAATACTCTTTTTACTAAACTTTGGATTGATTGATAAAGAGATCTTTGATAAAGCAGGGAATAAGATTCAGGCTTAAAGTCAGGATTTTGAGTAGGTCTTGCTAATGCCTGATGCAATTCTGCTGTTCTCTTGCCAAGCTGGTAAGCCATTTCTATAAATGGTGCACCAATCAATTCCAGCATTATTTCCGGAATGTCATCTTCAAGTTTTTCAAAGAAAGATGATGGAAGAACAGGATACTTTTCAATCTGGGTTAT from Atribacterota bacterium includes these protein-coding regions:
- the malQ gene encoding 4-alpha-glucanotransferase — its product is MKNSRSSGILFHISSLPSKFGIGDLGPTAYSFADLLKKNGQHFWQILPLNPTELQHGNSPYYSYSAFAGNPLFISPELLYHDGLIFKDDLKSYYLPEKTHIDFPGVYTMKKKMLAKSCEIFNKTNKFQYEFEDFCQKQTFWLDNYVLFEILRSQFHSQIWNKWPAEIRDRKNISLISLTKKRKSEIKKLKIVQFLFYRQWEKFKNYCKANKIKIIGDMPIYVTHNSADVWSNPELFKLDKNKAPSFKAGVPPDYFSKTGQLWGNPVYKWFTHRKQDFEWWKNRISHNLSIVDLLRVDHFRGLIAYWEIPAGEKTAIKGKWVTGGGNAFFKMLKKNYPQLPFIAEDLGVITEEVVKVIEKLGLPGMRVLQFGFDEENFPHNIHLTHNYIKNCIVYTGTHDNNTIQGWLQKEIRKAQKRLLTEYLGKDIQLENAHWELIRLALASVAKLAIIPVQDILGLGEEARMNYPSHPDSNWQWRLTKNEMSEIKRHAFPKLKELTQIYGRGKD
- a CDS encoding SufD family Fe-S cluster assembly protein translates to MNKIDLTKELSKITETDDIFKQPDIAHIFIHQHKVVQSHLLPGLKVDVKEFDDHVEVNTVVEKNTKIEKPVHMCFGMIPKNGIQKMVINTELMENSSASFLAHCAFPNAVDIQHIMNGDIKVGKNARFSYLEKHIHGPHGGVKVYPHATIHLSENAHYYSEFELIKGRAGLVDIKYEAICEADSVLEMIARISGKENDIINIKEIGHLSGERARGFLSSRVAATGSTRAEVYNKLTASAAYARGHVDCTEIIKDNGVVSAIPIVEVSHPKAHITHEAALGSVDSKQLQTLMARGLNENEATDLIIQGLLK
- a CDS encoding ABC transporter ATP-binding protein codes for the protein MVNLLEIRDLSLSLNGKKILKNISMEIWEGYVHAIVGPNGAGKSTLASTIMGLEGYRNFTGSIYFKGKDISQLSIDERARMGITFGWQEPARYEGLSINDFLKAAAKEKNDKFIFEQLKRVGLEPDEYAQRAADKTLSGGERKKVELASILAMDPDLVLLDEPDSGIDVETLDKMFEVIKEQKKKKRTIVLITHSLAVLKQADHAFMFCNGEIIQKAEAKKIIPYFENKCIPCKHKNIPDKEGVNLE
- a CDS encoding DUF3536 domain-containing protein, whose amino-acid sequence is MEKNKYICIHGHFYQPPRENPWLEDIELQDSAYPFHDWNERISEECYKTNTASRILDGEGDIIRIVNNYSSISFNFGPTLLSWMKKHQPEIYQSILDADKASVEKFNGHGSAIAQAYNHMIMPLANERDKYTQAYWGIKDFQERFERYPEGMWLPETAVNYDTLEILAELGIKYTILAPHQASRVKKIDKESQWQEIREGNIDFRQPYLCNLPSGKSINIFFYNGALAHEVSFGGLLRDGKKFADSLLGNFSMDDQKPEIVHMATDGETFGHHHRFGDMALSFCLNHIEKNQLAKITNYGEYLELHPPTYEAQIVDNTSWSCVHGIERWRNDNGCNTGMNPDWHQKWRKPLRETMDWLRDKTINLFEEGASVYFQDVWQARNEYINVILNRNTENIDNFFNQFASHSLDREEKIKALKYLEMQRNAMLMYTSCGWFFDEISGIETIQVMHYSARCMQLAKELHDIDLEPEYMERLSQAPSNVHRYKNGAKIYEKIVQPAVIDLLRVGAHYAVSTLFNGKQKNIYSYQILEDEVERSEKGQLKLAIGQTIINSNVTLEQDKISFAVLHLGDHNVNGGVRRYQDEQTYREMVKEIKTAFSQVNVVNIIRLMDKYFKTNSYSLWYLFKDEQRKVIQKIVQPDKEEAERTIRKIYTDNYAIMNFLKQLNIPIPHSLSVITQQAINLELNSTFSEINIDLERLKKLVEEIQDWSIKIDKITLAYNIERWVNSALERLQAQHDDIEHIQAITDTLNILENIDVAFYPWKAQNIYFKMKQELIPVYQEKNIEGNKNANIWLGEFKKLGVMLSVGVS
- the glgB gene encoding 1,4-alpha-glucan branching protein GlgB, whose amino-acid sequence is MKKKNKILHTESILSKDDIFLFNEGTHYQLYKHLGAHPIAKNGKNGFHFAVWAPNAKSVSVIGDFNDWKSNDHKLQQLHSGSGIWEGFIPNLKNGDKYKYHITSRYQEYCVDKRDPYAFYGEKPPLTASVLWDLSYQWQDQIWMEERKEKNQLDQPFSVYEVHIGSWRRKLKPENDFLNYRELAIELAYYCKENGFTHVELLPVMEHPFYGSWGYQKIGYFSPTSRYGTPQDFMYFVDYMHQQGIGVILDWVPSHFPGDEHGLVYFDGTHLYEHADPKQGFHPDWNSYIFNYGRKEVQSFLISSALFWLDYYHVDGLRVDAVASMLYLDYSRKEGEWIPNRFGGRENLEAINFIKKLNENCYSFFPDIQMIAEESTAWPMVSRPIYLGGLGFGMKWNMGWMHDTLSYFARDPIYRKYHHQELTFSLLYAFNENFILSLSHDEVTHGKKSLLEKMPGDDWQKFANLRLLLGYMYAHPGKKLLFMGSEFGQRQEWQHDYSLDWHLLQDEKHAGLLKWAQDLNRVYREEKTLHEVDFESSGFQWIESNDWNHSVLVFLRIDKNKKEKLIVICNFVPTPWYNYRIGVPENGIWREILNSDGSPYGGSEQGNMGKVKATPAPMHGFDFSINVTIPPLGILFLKKIAVNSVD